A genomic window from Fusarium falciforme chromosome 2, complete sequence includes:
- a CDS encoding SurE domain-containing protein, which produces MHILVTNDDGPPSSHASPYVSCLIQQLKGAGHTVSVCLPHTQRSWIGKAHMIGQTLKPLYYRPSSVIHGEDSEGTTHHRPSPSGDVEEWILVDGTPASCVQIGLHHFFQDRGPIDLVVSGPNYGRNTTAVFALSSGTLGAALEAAVCQKKAIALSFAFFSRNHDPVIIEAACRRSVKVIEALYKQWPTDGSADLYSVNVPLVEGLENKKAIWTNMLQNYWREGGCFQEIEGEAGDENEEEERIREGIEGEVDDAGSSTRKGHVHKHFKWAPRFTDVYKSVEESKPGNDGWAVKEGLTSVTALKANFMHDSEESNQKELELSGSEVAIRPKSAVQAIVSYEDSYVQPLILSAIESLFPGILDVTTKEQSSLAEFGDKKVLQITAYESIDFEYAASHEKTSLINSYMIRKALIRKHYLSTTVDHWIAKNPSSILKQHVKRSEAFEVDFAEFLDDALVEAFDLRESMERNEEKPDDKEWWILKPGMSDRGQGIRLFSSMDELQAIFDAWEEDQPDTDDEPEADDDDDGDGIMTSHLRHFVAQPYIHPPLLVEGESRKFHIRTYVMCTGSLNVWVYKHMLALFAGKPYTAPADAPEDIESFLTNTCLQDSPNENTVRRFWDLPLSKETRDDIFTQICDVTGEVFEAAAKAMPIHFQTLPNAFEVFGLDFLVDAKGTAWLLEVNAFPDFKQTGGDLKDIVSGFWKGVLRHGVAPFFNISPKDQEGAEDMVPVRKLDLGRG; this is translated from the exons ATGCACATTCTAGTCACCAACGACGATGGTCCCCCCTCGTCTCACGCCTCTCCCTACGTGAGTTGCCTCATCCAGCAGCTCAAGGGAGCCGGTCACACCGTCTCGGTCTGTCTGCCTCATACTCAACGGTCATGGATTGGCAAGGCCCACATGATCGGCCAGACCCTCAAGCCTCTGTACTACCGTCCTTCGTCCGTCATCCACGGTGAAGATTCTGAGGGCACTactcatcatcgtccttcACCTTCGGGAGATGTTGAAGAGTGGATTCTGGTTGACGGAACGCCTGCTTCGTGCGTCCAGATTGGCCTTCACCACTTCTTCCAGGACCGAGGACCGATCGACCTTGTTGTCAGCGGACCCAACTATGGCAGAAACACCACGGCCGTCTTTGCCTTGAGCTCGGGAACTCTTGGAGCTGCACTCGAGGCTGCTGTTTGCCAGAAAAAGGCCATTGCACTGAGTTTTGCCTTTTTCTCCCGAAACCACGACCCCGTCATCATTGAGGCAGCTTGCCGACGTAGTGTCAAGGTTATCGAGGCCCTGTACAAGCAGTGGCCTACGGACGGCAGTGCGGACCTCTACAGCGTCAACGTGCCTCTCGTGGAAGGTCTCGAAAACAAAAAGGCCATCTGGACAAATATGCTGCAGAACTACTGGAGAGAAGGTGGCTGCTTCCAAGAGATTGAGGGCGAAGCTGGGGACGAaaatgaggaggaggagagaatACGAGAGGGTATTGAAGGAGAAGTGGACGATGCTGGGTCGTCTACACGCAAAGGACATGTCCACAAGCACTTTAAATGGGCACCTAGGTTTACAGATGTCTACAAGAGTGTGGAAGAGTCCAAGCCAGGCAACGACGGATGGGCTGTCAAAGAGGGACTGACAAG TGTCACtgccctcaaggccaactTTATGCATGATTCTGAAGAGTCCAACCAGAAGGAGCTAGAACT TTCAGGTTCAGAGGTGGCCATTCGGCCAAAGAGTGCGGTTCAAGCCATCGTTTCTTACGAGGATTCTTATGTGCAGCCTCTCATTCTGTCCGCCATCGAATCTCTGTTCCCTGGCATCTTGGACGTGACCACTAAAGAACAGTCGTCCCTCGCAGAGTTTGGCGATAAAAAGGTGCTCCAGATCACTGCCTATGAGTCTATTGACTTTGAGTACGCTGCCAGCCACGAAAAGACATCTCTCATCAACAGCTACATGATTCGAAAGGCTCTTATCCGGAAACACTATTTGTCGACAACCGTGGATCACTGGATTGCCAAGAACCCATCATCTATCCTCAAGCAGCACGTCAAGCGAAGTGAGGCCTTTGAGGTTGACTTTGCCGAGTTTCTAGATGATGCTCTAGTGGAGGCGTTTGACCTCCGAGAGAGCATGGAACGAAACGAGGAGAAGCCTGACGACAAGGAATGGTGGATCTTAAAGCCAGGAATGAGTGACCGAGGCCAGGGCATTCGACTCTTTAGCTCTATGGATGAGCTCCAAGCCATCTTTGATGCCTGGGAAGAGGATCAGCCTGACACTGACGATGAGCCCGAGgcagatgatgacgacgacggcgacggtATCATGACCTCTCATCTACGCCATTTTGTTGCACAGCCCTACATTCACCCGCCCCTTTTGGTCGAAGGCGAGAGCCGCAAGTTTCACATTCGAACTTATGTCATGTGCACTGGAAGCCTCAACGTCTGGGTGTACAAGCACATGCTGGCCCTCTTTGCTGGCAAGCCGTACACTGCGCCGGCAGATGCTCCAGAAGATATTGAGTCGTTCCTCACAAACACATGCCTCCAGGACTCGCCCAACGAAAACACCGTCCGTCGTTTCTGGGATCTGCCCCTGTCAAAGGAGACACGGGATGACATCTTTACTCAGATCTGCGATGTGACTGGCGAGGTCTTTGAggcagcagccaaggccatgcCCATCCACTTTCAGACACTGCCAAACGCTTTTGAAGTGTTTGGTCTCGACTTTCTCGTGGATGCCAAGGGAACTGCTTGGTTGCTCGAGGTGAATGCGTTCCCTGACTTTAAGCAGACTGGGGGTGACCTCAAGGATATCGTCTCTGGGTTCTGGAAGGGGGTATTGAGACATGGGGTTGCACCATTCTTTAACATCTCGCCAAAGGATCAGGAGGGTGCCGAGGACATGGTTCCCGTAAGAAAGCTTGATCTTGGTAGAGGATGA